The Streptomonospora litoralis genome window below encodes:
- a CDS encoding helix-turn-helix domain-containing protein: MELETLGVFLKSRRDRVTPADVGLRTYGTARRVPGLRREELAHLAGVSAGYYTRLEQDQAQTASQQVLDALARVLQLDPAERLHLHNLADGPTVPGLSRPETEQPHQRVLALLESLGEFTPAVVLGRRGDVLAWNRSGHALVGEHIDFASPGDPEKRPSVPRMFFLDPLTRDLHSNWAELARVHAGYLRLTAGRYPTDARLAELIGELAMRSGDFAALWAEGGVTDCTVGRMDLRHPTVGELSVDYQVWLQPDSPDHRLEVYTPSDEASADALRLLTEQVAEERGFEAVRLPAGHPPVGVEEG; this comes from the coding sequence ATGGAGCTGGAAACGCTGGGCGTGTTCCTCAAGTCACGCCGGGATCGGGTCACCCCCGCCGATGTCGGACTGCGAACGTACGGAACCGCCCGCCGCGTGCCGGGTCTGCGGCGCGAAGAGCTGGCCCACTTGGCCGGTGTCAGTGCGGGCTACTACACCCGCCTGGAACAGGACCAGGCTCAGACCGCCTCTCAGCAGGTGCTCGACGCCCTGGCCCGAGTGCTGCAGCTGGATCCGGCCGAGCGGCTCCACCTGCACAACCTCGCCGACGGCCCGACGGTGCCGGGGCTGTCCCGCCCCGAAACCGAGCAGCCGCACCAGCGGGTGCTGGCGCTGCTGGAGTCGCTGGGAGAGTTCACTCCAGCCGTGGTCCTGGGGCGCCGCGGTGACGTGCTCGCCTGGAATCGCAGCGGGCACGCGCTCGTGGGCGAGCACATCGACTTCGCGAGCCCCGGGGACCCGGAGAAGCGCCCGTCCGTGCCGCGGATGTTCTTCCTGGACCCGCTCACCCGCGACCTGCACAGCAACTGGGCGGAACTGGCCCGGGTGCACGCGGGCTACCTGCGGCTGACCGCGGGCCGCTACCCCACCGACGCGCGGCTGGCCGAGCTGATCGGTGAACTCGCCATGCGCAGCGGCGACTTCGCCGCGCTCTGGGCCGAGGGCGGCGTCACCGACTGCACGGTGGGCCGCATGGACCTGCGCCACCCCACCGTCGGCGAGCTCAGCGTGGACTACCAGGTCTGGCTGCAACCCGACAGCCCGGACCACCGGCTCGAGGTCTACACCCCCAGCGACGAGGCGTCGGCCGACGCGCTGCGCCTCCTGACCGAACAGGTCGCCGAAGAGCGGGGCTTCGAGGCGGTCCGCCTCCCGGCGGGCCACCCACCGGTCGGCGTCGAGGAGGGCTGA
- a CDS encoding MFS transporter, with product MQRSPGIKAWLGLTVILGPVLLVAMDGSILFLAMPRITDALAPTADQSLWILDIYGFAVGSLLVAFGNIGDRYGRLKLLLIGTLLFGLASAGAAMSPNAEMLIAFRALMGMAGATLLPSALAVLSELFTDPRRRAQAIGIFASAFAAGFAIGPIVGGQLLSYFWWGSVFLVNIPVIVLFLIFAPILLGEVKVTRPGRVDVLSVVLSAVGLLLAIYAVKNLAAEGMSVFSAAAGIVGLVILVAFARRQRHLEYPLIDFGLFRDRVFTIAIITGLLPLAAWSATAYLSGVYLQTVLEMTVFQAAMLAVPGALVLTATCIVTPMVVGRIGTRAALITCHFAITAGLLLFLMTGVTSGAGWYVGAMIVAGLGYGISFAVVADVAVAAVSTERAGSAAAMAETSNEIGNALGIALLGSLAALIFRIMGPDLAPTLNETAELPGLGSAALSEAKSAFVTGLHAVVIVAASVHAGLGVLALRWLPKTDPQAPEEGEGTADAGPVAPKTEEVGTA from the coding sequence GTGCAACGATCACCCGGCATCAAGGCGTGGCTCGGCCTCACCGTCATTCTCGGCCCGGTTCTCCTGGTCGCTATGGACGGGTCCATCCTGTTCCTGGCGATGCCCAGGATCACCGACGCCCTGGCGCCGACCGCCGACCAGTCATTGTGGATCCTCGACATCTACGGTTTCGCAGTCGGTTCGCTTCTGGTGGCCTTCGGCAATATCGGCGACCGCTACGGTCGGCTCAAGCTCTTGCTGATCGGGACCCTGCTCTTCGGACTCGCTTCGGCCGGAGCGGCGATGTCGCCTAACGCCGAGATGCTGATCGCTTTCCGGGCGTTGATGGGTATGGCAGGCGCCACGCTGCTGCCGTCGGCCCTGGCCGTGCTCAGTGAACTGTTCACCGACCCGCGCCGGCGCGCCCAGGCGATCGGGATCTTCGCCTCGGCCTTCGCCGCGGGTTTCGCCATCGGCCCGATCGTCGGCGGGCAGCTGCTCAGCTACTTCTGGTGGGGATCGGTCTTCCTGGTCAACATCCCGGTGATCGTGCTGTTCCTGATCTTCGCCCCGATCCTGCTGGGCGAAGTGAAGGTGACCCGCCCAGGCCGCGTCGACGTCCTGAGCGTCGTGCTTTCCGCGGTGGGCCTGCTGCTGGCCATCTACGCGGTCAAGAACCTGGCTGCCGAGGGCATGTCGGTTTTCTCGGCCGCCGCGGGCATCGTCGGCCTGGTGATCCTGGTGGCCTTCGCCCGCCGCCAGCGCCACCTGGAGTACCCGCTGATCGACTTCGGACTCTTCCGCGACCGGGTGTTCACCATCGCGATCATCACCGGTCTGCTGCCTTTGGCAGCCTGGTCGGCCACCGCTTACCTGTCGGGCGTGTACCTGCAGACGGTGCTGGAGATGACGGTCTTCCAGGCAGCCATGCTCGCCGTTCCCGGCGCCCTGGTGCTCACCGCCACCTGCATCGTCACCCCGATGGTCGTCGGGCGCATCGGAACCCGGGCCGCCCTGATCACCTGCCACTTCGCGATCACCGCCGGTCTGTTGCTGTTCCTGATGACCGGCGTCACGAGCGGTGCGGGCTGGTACGTGGGCGCCATGATCGTGGCCGGGCTCGGCTACGGAATCTCCTTCGCCGTGGTGGCCGACGTGGCCGTGGCCGCCGTGTCCACCGAGCGGGCCGGATCGGCGGCCGCGATGGCCGAGACCTCCAACGAGATCGGCAACGCCCTGGGTATCGCTCTGCTGGGTTCCCTGGCCGCGTTGATCTTCAGAATCATGGGCCCGGATCTGGCTCCCACGCTGAACGAGACGGCGGAGTTGCCCGGCCTGGGGTCGGCGGCGCTTTCCGAGGCCAAGTCCGCCTTCGTCACCGGCCTGCACGCGGTGGTGATCGTGGCCGCTTCGGTGCACGCTGGGTTGGGGGTGCTTGCGCTGCGGTGGCTGCCCAAGACCGATCCCCAAGCGCCGGAGGAGGGTGAAGGGACAGCCGACGCGGGGCCGGTGGCCCCGAAGACCGAAGAGGTCGGAACCGCCTGA
- a CDS encoding 3-deoxy-7-phosphoheptulonate synthase: MLSDIRTLAVRQQPDWPDSEQVERVVSELAARPALVAASDVLRMRTLLAAVARGQALVLQAGDCAEDPADCFSGATVRKAGLVGMLSGVLQMNTHLPVVRVGRMAGQFAKPRSRPTETAGGRELAVYRGHMVNAPEPDPALRRPDPQRILSGYEASAQAMRDLGWSSTPAAHAVAPLWTSHEALLLDYEVPMVRHHNGDPVLTSNHWPWIGERTRGLDGAHMALLSQVVNPVASKIGPNATENEVVGLCERLDPGREPGRLTLIARMGADAVGERLPRLVAAVRAAGHPVSWLTDPMHGNTVTTDEGFKTRLVTTVVREVRTFVEAVREGGGTAGGLHLETTPDDVTECADRGDRLGAVSAKYTSLCDPRLNPRQAMEVVEAWKA, from the coding sequence ATGTTGAGTGATATACGAACGCTCGCCGTCCGGCAGCAGCCCGATTGGCCCGATTCCGAGCAGGTCGAGCGCGTCGTGAGCGAACTGGCCGCCCGCCCCGCCCTCGTCGCCGCATCCGACGTGCTCCGCATGCGTACCCTGCTGGCCGCGGTCGCCCGCGGGCAGGCCCTCGTCCTACAGGCCGGGGACTGCGCCGAGGACCCCGCCGACTGCTTCTCAGGCGCCACCGTGCGCAAGGCCGGCCTGGTAGGCATGCTCAGCGGTGTCCTGCAGATGAACACTCACCTGCCGGTCGTCCGGGTGGGGCGGATGGCCGGACAGTTCGCCAAGCCCCGCTCCCGCCCCACCGAGACGGCCGGGGGCCGAGAGTTGGCCGTCTACCGCGGCCACATGGTCAACGCCCCAGAACCCGACCCCGCCCTGCGCCGCCCCGACCCGCAGCGCATCCTGAGTGGATACGAGGCCTCCGCCCAGGCCATGCGCGACCTGGGATGGTCGTCCACCCCTGCGGCCCACGCCGTAGCGCCGCTGTGGACCAGCCATGAGGCGCTGCTGCTGGACTACGAGGTGCCCATGGTGCGCCACCACAACGGAGACCCTGTACTCACTTCCAACCACTGGCCGTGGATCGGTGAGCGCACCCGCGGCCTCGACGGGGCGCACATGGCCCTGTTGTCGCAGGTGGTCAACCCCGTCGCCTCCAAGATCGGGCCGAACGCCACCGAAAACGAGGTGGTCGGGCTGTGCGAGCGGCTGGACCCCGGCCGCGAGCCCGGGCGGCTGACCCTCATCGCACGCATGGGGGCCGACGCGGTGGGCGAGCGCTTGCCGCGCCTGGTCGCCGCGGTGCGCGCGGCCGGCCACCCGGTCTCCTGGCTCACCGACCCGATGCACGGCAACACTGTCACCACCGATGAGGGGTTCAAGACGCGTCTCGTCACAACGGTTGTACGGGAGGTGCGGACCTTCGTGGAGGCCGTGCGCGAGGGCGGAGGCACGGCCGGCGGCCTGCACCTGGAGACCACCCCGGACGATGTCACCGAGTGCGCCGACCGAGGGGACCGGTTGGGCGCAGTGAGCGCCAAGTACACCAGCTTGTGCGACCCGAGGCTGAACCCCCGCCAGGCCATGGAGGTCGTGGAGGCATGGAAGGCCTGA
- a CDS encoding isochorismatase family protein: MPGIPEIVSYPLPRESDLPDNTVPWSIDPDRAVLLVHDLQEFFLRPLPEQMRTPMVAAAAALGEAARVGGAPIAYTAQPGGMTARQRGLLRDFWGPGMRVSAQDRRIVPQVAPAEGDWLLTKWRYSAFHATDLLELMRRHGRDQLVLCGVYAHVGVLATAIESFSNDIETFLVADALADFSAEHHRMALHYAADRCAAVLTTDASTEALVGPVARTR; the protein is encoded by the coding sequence ATGCCCGGAATCCCCGAGATCGTCTCCTATCCGCTCCCCCGCGAAAGCGACCTGCCCGACAACACCGTCCCCTGGAGCATCGATCCCGACCGGGCGGTGCTGCTGGTGCACGACCTCCAGGAGTTCTTCCTACGCCCGCTGCCCGAGCAGATGCGCACCCCCATGGTCGCGGCCGCCGCCGCGCTGGGAGAGGCCGCCCGGGTCGGCGGCGCCCCCATCGCCTACACCGCCCAGCCCGGCGGCATGACCGCGCGCCAGCGCGGGCTGCTGCGCGACTTCTGGGGACCGGGTATGCGGGTATCGGCCCAGGACCGGCGCATCGTGCCCCAGGTGGCCCCCGCCGAGGGCGACTGGCTGCTGACCAAGTGGCGCTACAGTGCCTTCCACGCCACCGATCTGTTGGAACTGATGCGTCGGCACGGCCGCGATCAGCTGGTGCTCTGCGGGGTCTACGCCCACGTGGGCGTGCTGGCCACCGCGATCGAGTCCTTCAGCAACGACATCGAGACCTTCCTGGTCGCCGACGCCCTGGCCGACTTCTCCGCCGAGCACCACCGCATGGCGCTGCACTACGCGGCCGACCGCTGCGCCGCTGTGCTCACCACCGACGCCAGCACCGAGGCGCTGGTCGGCCCGGTGGCCCGGACTCGCTGA
- a CDS encoding anthranilate synthase family protein: protein MQTDDLFERILAGTGLPEGVALVHRPETGDPDLIDVVAGPVHQCERLADLSLPDPGTELGAGASEEPGSHGAGRHRLFALLPYRQITERGYAAPDDSTPLAAITVREQQQVPLARVLRRLPDAPIAVRDVGFDTTDQQYAALVRRLIDEEIGHGDGANFVLKRTYIADITDYTPQTALALFSRLLRRESGAYWTFLARVPGRTLIGASPERHISLRGGKAVMNPISGTYRYPPQGPDVDSLLHFLQDSKETDELYMVLDEELKMMSRISAAGGRVIGPFLKQMARLAHTEYYIEGDSSSDPRRILHETLYAPTVTGSPLESACRVIQRYEPQGRAYYSGAAALIGHDAAGRAELDSAILIRTADIDDTGRARIGAGATVVRHSDPESEAAETRTKVAGIYNALTASPARALADDVRVRAALQSRNTHIADYWLGRRSAVDGGPGLRGMDALVVDAEDTFTAMMADQLSSLGLAVDVRRFDEDPALEERDLVVMGPGPGDPLHTGDPKVARLRALTARLLEERRPFLSVCLSHQVLCGLAGLPLARREEPNQGMQRKIDLFGTPERVGFYNAFSARWHADEAVVPGVGTAEVCRDPVTGEVHALRGPGFASAQFHAESVLTENGPAILARLIDNALQH from the coding sequence ATGCAAACCGATGACCTGTTCGAACGCATCCTGGCCGGAACGGGCCTGCCCGAGGGCGTCGCGCTGGTGCACCGCCCCGAGACCGGCGACCCGGACCTGATCGACGTCGTCGCTGGCCCCGTACACCAGTGCGAGCGGCTGGCCGATCTCTCCCTCCCCGACCCCGGTACCGAGCTGGGAGCCGGTGCGAGCGAGGAGCCCGGGAGCCACGGGGCAGGGCGGCACCGCCTGTTCGCGCTGCTGCCCTACCGCCAGATCACCGAACGCGGCTATGCCGCGCCCGACGACAGCACCCCCCTGGCCGCCATCACCGTACGCGAGCAGCAGCAGGTGCCGCTGGCCCGGGTCCTGCGCCGCCTGCCGGATGCCCCGATCGCCGTGCGCGACGTCGGGTTCGACACCACCGATCAGCAGTACGCGGCCCTGGTGCGCCGCCTCATCGACGAGGAGATCGGCCACGGCGACGGAGCCAACTTCGTCCTCAAACGCACCTATATCGCTGACATCACCGACTACACACCCCAAACGGCTCTGGCCTTGTTCTCCCGCCTGCTGCGCCGGGAGAGCGGCGCCTACTGGACCTTCCTGGCCCGCGTCCCCGGGCGCACCCTCATCGGCGCTTCTCCCGAGCGCCACATCAGCTTGCGTGGCGGCAAGGCGGTGATGAACCCTATCAGCGGCACCTACCGCTACCCGCCCCAGGGCCCGGACGTGGACTCCCTCCTGCACTTCCTGCAGGACTCCAAGGAGACCGACGAGCTCTACATGGTCCTGGACGAGGAACTGAAGATGATGTCGCGGATCAGCGCCGCCGGTGGCCGCGTCATCGGCCCGTTCCTCAAGCAGATGGCCCGCCTGGCCCACACCGAGTACTACATCGAGGGCGACAGCAGCAGTGACCCCCGCCGGATCCTGCACGAGACCCTGTACGCCCCCACCGTCACGGGCAGCCCTCTGGAGAGCGCCTGCCGCGTCATCCAGCGCTACGAACCCCAAGGCCGCGCCTACTACAGTGGCGCGGCCGCGCTCATCGGACATGACGCGGCCGGGCGGGCCGAGCTGGATTCGGCGATACTGATCCGCACCGCCGACATCGACGACACCGGGCGGGCGCGCATCGGCGCCGGGGCCACCGTCGTGCGCCACTCCGACCCCGAATCCGAGGCGGCCGAAACCCGCACCAAGGTCGCAGGGATATACAACGCGCTCACCGCCTCACCGGCGCGCGCGCTGGCCGACGACGTCCGGGTGCGCGCCGCCCTGCAGAGTCGCAACACCCACATCGCCGACTACTGGCTGGGCCGGCGCTCCGCCGTTGACGGGGGGCCCGGCCTGCGCGGAATGGACGCGCTGGTAGTCGACGCCGAGGACACCTTCACAGCGATGATGGCCGACCAGCTCTCCTCTCTGGGTCTGGCCGTGGACGTGCGCCGCTTCGACGAGGACCCCGCGTTGGAGGAGCGGGACCTGGTGGTCATGGGCCCCGGTCCCGGCGACCCTCTGCACACCGGGGACCCCAAGGTCGCCCGGCTGCGCGCACTCACCGCACGCTTGCTGGAGGAGCGGCGCCCGTTCCTGTCGGTGTGTCTGAGCCACCAGGTGCTGTGCGGCCTGGCTGGGTTGCCCCTCGCGCGCCGGGAGGAACCCAACCAGGGGATGCAGAGGAAGATCGACCTGTTCGGCACCCCCGAGAGGGTTGGCTTCTACAACGCCTTCTCCGCCCGCTGGCACGCCGACGAGGCCGTCGTGCCCGGTGTCGGCACTGCCGAGGTCTGCCGCGACCCGGTCACCGGTGAGGTGCACGCGCTGCGCGGGCCCGGATTCGCCTCGGCCCAATTCCACGCCGAGTCCGTCCTGACCGAGAACGGGCCGGCGATCCTGGCCCGCCTGATCGACAACGCCCTGCAGCACTGA
- the car gene encoding carboxylic acid reductase, with translation MRLAQIMASTLERYADRPALGERVRRLVHAPETGHASLKAAPEYRTITYRELWQRVQAVASEWRRNRDSPLRPGDRVVVLGFTSVEYTVVDLACIHLGAVSVPLQTSSSLRQQRAITEETRPAMIATSLDRMHVAVDLAREFPGVRRILVFDYHDGVQDQRETYLAEKERLRGSGTVCATFAEILTEGAAQEAAPLHVPEDEEALSMLIYTSGSTGSPKGAIYTDRLHAAMWGGEAWSNLFSDVHAVNINYMPMSHVAGHSSLKNTMARGGASYFTASSDLSTFFEDISLIQPTEVSLVPRVCEMLFQRYQHELDKRRGAGDDGPDLEARVKADMRENLLGGRVSWASSGSAPLSDELHAFVESLLGIGLHIIYGSTEAAGVMADGKLIRPPVTAFKLDDVPELGYFRTDRPHPRGELLLKTDSIVPGYYARPELTKTLFDEDGYYKTGDIVAEVEPERLEIVDRRKNVLKLSQGEFVATSHLEAVFAASPLVRQIFVYGNSHRSYLLAVVVPTPMALEEHPLDDGSLKAEIRRSFQEIAKEEGLNSYEIPRDLLVETEPFSQANGLLSDHRKLLRPQLLERYGGRLELMYTETESREANELRELRATGRERPVLETVLHAARVMLAGGSDDIGAGVNFRDIGGDSLSALTFVQLLEEVFEVAVPVDVVISPANDLAQVAEYIDGKRASGAKRPSAASVHGSAEGELNASDLRLEAFIEDPSDTSAPAAPRAQGRPTTVLLTGASGYLGRFLALEWLERLKPIGGKLVCIVRDRDAQAAWDRLEGSYAGGAGEALERFGALAAQNLEVVAGDLAEEQLGLDATTWNRLADEVDLIVHAGALVNHVLPYSGLFEANVVGTAELIRLGTTRRLKSFTYMSSVAVAVAPPEGEPLDEEADIRKALPVLRTDGDRYADGYTASKWAGEVLLREAHDAYGMPVTVFRSSMILAHSRYKGQMNVPDMFTRLLYSVLATRLAPRSFYSGSGSQAVPRAHYDGLPVDFTAGAVAGLSVRAEGGYRIYNLVNPHEDGVSLDTFVDWLDDAGYGITRVEGYTDWVERFESMLKSLPEQKRGYSVLPLIHGLKEPEAPLPGAPVPAHRFQDAVRVPGIGPAMEIPHISRDLIEKYADNLRELL, from the coding sequence ATGCGACTTGCGCAGATCATGGCGAGCACGCTGGAGCGCTACGCCGACCGGCCCGCCCTAGGGGAGCGTGTGCGGCGGCTCGTCCACGCGCCCGAGACCGGACACGCCTCGCTCAAGGCGGCTCCCGAATACAGGACCATCACCTACCGCGAACTGTGGCAGCGGGTCCAAGCAGTGGCGAGCGAGTGGCGCCGCAACAGGGACAGCCCGCTGAGACCGGGCGACAGGGTCGTCGTCCTCGGTTTCACGAGCGTCGAATACACGGTCGTCGACCTCGCCTGCATCCACCTCGGGGCCGTATCGGTTCCGCTCCAAACGAGCTCCTCGCTGCGCCAGCAGCGGGCGATCACCGAAGAGACCCGGCCCGCGATGATCGCCACCAGCCTCGATCGGATGCACGTGGCGGTCGACCTGGCGCGCGAGTTCCCCGGTGTCCGGCGCATCCTGGTGTTCGACTACCACGATGGGGTGCAGGACCAGCGCGAGACGTATCTCGCCGAGAAGGAGCGCCTGCGCGGGTCCGGGACGGTCTGCGCCACCTTCGCCGAGATCCTGACGGAGGGCGCCGCGCAGGAGGCGGCCCCGCTCCACGTCCCCGAGGACGAGGAAGCGCTGTCCATGCTCATCTACACCTCGGGCAGCACCGGAAGCCCCAAGGGGGCCATATACACCGACCGGCTACATGCCGCCATGTGGGGCGGAGAAGCGTGGTCCAACCTCTTCTCCGATGTCCACGCGGTGAACATCAACTACATGCCGATGAGCCACGTGGCGGGCCACTCTTCGCTCAAGAACACGATGGCACGCGGAGGAGCGAGTTACTTCACCGCCAGCAGCGACCTCTCGACGTTCTTCGAGGACATTTCGCTCATCCAACCCACCGAGGTATCGCTGGTGCCCCGCGTTTGCGAGATGCTCTTCCAGCGTTACCAGCACGAGCTCGACAAGCGCAGGGGGGCGGGCGACGACGGCCCGGACCTGGAGGCCCGGGTCAAGGCGGACATGCGGGAGAACCTGCTGGGCGGCCGCGTCAGCTGGGCCAGCTCCGGATCCGCGCCTCTCTCGGACGAACTCCACGCGTTCGTGGAGTCGCTCCTTGGGATCGGGCTGCATATCATCTACGGCTCCACCGAGGCCGCTGGCGTGATGGCCGACGGGAAGCTGATCCGGCCCCCGGTTACCGCCTTCAAGCTCGACGACGTTCCCGAGCTAGGCTACTTCCGGACGGACCGCCCGCATCCGCGGGGCGAGCTGCTGTTGAAGACCGATTCCATCGTGCCCGGCTATTACGCACGGCCCGAGTTGACGAAGACCCTGTTCGACGAGGACGGCTACTACAAGACCGGGGATATCGTCGCCGAGGTCGAGCCGGAACGCTTGGAGATCGTCGACCGGCGCAAGAACGTCCTCAAACTCTCCCAAGGAGAGTTCGTGGCGACCTCCCACCTCGAAGCGGTCTTCGCCGCGAGCCCCCTGGTGCGGCAGATCTTCGTCTACGGCAACAGCCACCGCTCCTACCTCCTGGCCGTCGTCGTGCCCACGCCTATGGCCCTGGAGGAGCATCCGCTCGACGACGGCTCGCTGAAGGCGGAGATCAGACGGTCCTTCCAGGAGATCGCCAAGGAGGAGGGGCTCAACTCCTATGAGATTCCTCGCGACCTCCTCGTCGAGACCGAGCCATTCAGCCAGGCCAACGGCCTGCTGTCGGACCACCGCAAGCTGCTGAGACCCCAGCTGCTGGAGCGCTACGGCGGCCGCCTCGAACTGATGTACACCGAGACGGAGTCCAGGGAGGCGAACGAGCTCCGGGAACTGCGGGCCACCGGACGCGAGCGGCCGGTCCTGGAGACGGTGCTGCACGCCGCGCGGGTCATGCTCGCGGGCGGATCGGACGACATCGGCGCCGGCGTGAACTTCCGGGACATCGGCGGGGACTCCCTCTCCGCGCTCACGTTCGTCCAGCTCCTCGAAGAGGTCTTCGAGGTCGCGGTCCCCGTGGACGTCGTCATCAGTCCCGCCAACGACCTGGCGCAGGTGGCGGAGTACATCGACGGCAAACGGGCGTCCGGCGCGAAGCGCCCGAGCGCGGCGTCGGTGCACGGCAGCGCGGAAGGGGAGCTCAACGCCTCCGACCTGAGGCTTGAGGCGTTCATCGAGGACCCGTCCGATACCAGCGCCCCGGCCGCCCCTCGGGCCCAGGGGCGGCCCACGACCGTGCTGCTCACCGGGGCCAGCGGCTACCTGGGCCGGTTCTTGGCATTGGAGTGGCTGGAGCGGCTGAAGCCGATCGGCGGAAAGCTGGTCTGCATCGTCCGAGACAGGGACGCGCAGGCGGCGTGGGACCGGCTCGAAGGGTCCTACGCGGGGGGTGCCGGGGAGGCGCTGGAGCGTTTCGGCGCCCTGGCCGCGCAGAACCTGGAGGTCGTCGCGGGGGACTTGGCCGAAGAGCAGCTGGGGCTGGACGCAACGACGTGGAACCGGCTGGCGGACGAGGTGGACCTGATCGTCCACGCGGGCGCCCTCGTCAACCACGTTCTGCCCTACAGCGGCCTCTTCGAGGCGAACGTGGTGGGAACGGCGGAGCTGATCCGGCTGGGGACGACCCGCAGGCTCAAGTCCTTCACCTACATGTCCAGCGTCGCCGTCGCGGTGGCCCCACCCGAGGGGGAGCCTTTGGACGAGGAGGCCGACATCCGAAAGGCCCTTCCCGTCCTGCGCACCGACGGGGACCGGTATGCCGACGGGTACACGGCCAGCAAGTGGGCTGGAGAGGTCCTCCTCCGGGAGGCGCACGACGCCTACGGGATGCCGGTAACCGTGTTCCGGTCGAGCATGATCCTCGCGCACAGCCGGTACAAGGGCCAGATGAACGTTCCGGACATGTTCACCCGCCTCCTCTACAGCGTGCTCGCCACGCGGCTGGCGCCGCGCAGCTTCTACAGCGGGAGCGGGTCGCAGGCGGTTCCGCGTGCGCACTATGACGGCTTGCCCGTCGACTTCACCGCCGGGGCCGTCGCCGGACTGAGCGTGCGGGCGGAGGGCGGTTACCGCATCTACAACCTCGTCAACCCTCATGAGGACGGGGTTTCGCTCGACACCTTCGTGGACTGGCTGGACGACGCGGGTTACGGAATCACGCGTGTGGAAGGATACACGGACTGGGTCGAGCGTTTCGAGTCGATGCTGAAGTCCCTGCCGGAGCAGAAGCGCGGCTATTCGGTACTCCCGCTGATCCACGGGCTCAAGGAGCCTGAAGCGCCTCTGCCGGGGGCGCCGGTTCCTGCACACCGCTTCCAGGATGCCGTTCGCGTCCCCGGGATCGGCCCTGCAATGGAGATCCCGCATATTTCGCGCGACCTGATCGAGAAGTACGCCGACAACCTGAGGGAACTGCTCTAG
- a CDS encoding IS701 family transposase translates to MSSTAEEHFPSEPPALPTAGGPSRELRDELGARLFSSLRRSDQRRRAMEYLRGLLTTPGRKSVRNMAALLGGTGTDQSLHHFISTSPWDWRPMRRSLAEYVVDTAPPRAWVIRPLCDSRGGRRSTVVPAGLDSGGEPTDLSRVIGVWAASDASAVPVNWHVHVEGDGPATPEAGGIDACLELLAEWRLPSRPVVLDLPSASEAAAESLRRLRAFGLHPVARVTGGLPLTVADRSLPGHDGRTRTAGEIMHAARELRRSVQGDPRVPQQRFQRQGRHSTGLVDTAASVRVRLDARSRSGAGFALVGLGPASRSWPQELWLSALPRQQSAVAVSILRTLADLTDRSRDTVGERVGMRDYTGRSAAGWHRHTTLASAAHALMVLPEGGDAVSGSIRGAS, encoded by the coding sequence ATGAGCTCCACCGCAGAAGAACACTTCCCGTCCGAACCGCCAGCACTCCCCACTGCCGGGGGGCCCTCTCGCGAACTCCGCGATGAGCTCGGCGCACGGCTGTTCTCGTCGCTGCGCCGCTCCGATCAGCGCCGCAGGGCGATGGAGTACCTGCGCGGCCTGCTCACCACGCCCGGGCGCAAGTCCGTCCGGAACATGGCGGCCCTGCTCGGGGGCACCGGTACCGACCAGAGCCTTCACCATTTCATCTCCACCTCTCCCTGGGACTGGAGGCCGATGCGCCGCTCCTTGGCCGAGTACGTGGTCGACACCGCACCCCCGCGCGCCTGGGTGATCCGCCCGCTGTGCGACTCCAGGGGCGGCCGGCGGTCGACGGTCGTCCCGGCCGGTCTCGACTCCGGCGGAGAGCCGACCGACCTCAGCAGGGTGATCGGCGTGTGGGCCGCGTCCGACGCGTCAGCGGTCCCGGTCAACTGGCACGTGCACGTCGAGGGAGACGGCCCCGCCACACCCGAGGCCGGCGGTATCGACGCCTGCCTGGAACTGCTCGCCGAGTGGCGGCTGCCGTCCCGACCGGTGGTGCTCGATCTGCCGTCCGCATCCGAGGCCGCGGCCGAATCCCTGCGCCGGCTGCGCGCCTTTGGACTGCACCCGGTCGCGCGGGTCACCGGAGGTCTCCCCCTGACGGTCGCCGACCGGTCACTGCCCGGACACGACGGACGCACCCGCACGGCCGGGGAGATCATGCACGCCGCCCGGGAGCTGCGCCGCTCGGTGCAGGGCGACCCGAGAGTGCCCCAGCAGCGCTTCCAGCGGCAGGGGCGGCACAGCACCGGGCTGGTGGACACGGCCGCGTCGGTCCGCGTCCGGCTGGACGCGCGGTCCCGCAGTGGTGCCGGGTTCGCACTCGTAGGGCTGGGTCCCGCGTCGCGCTCGTGGCCGCAGGAGCTGTGGCTGTCCGCTCTGCCCCGCCAGCAGAGCGCCGTTGCGGTGTCCATCCTCCGCACCTTGGCGGACCTCACCGACCGCAGCCGGGACACCGTCGGCGAACGCGTCGGCATGCGCGACTACACCGGGCGCTCCGCCGCAGGGTGGCACCGGCATACCACGCTCGCCTCCGCCGCGCACGCCCTGATGGTGCTGCCGGAAGGAGGCGATGCCGTTTCAGGGAGCATCAGGGGCGCTTCCTGA